A region of Vitis vinifera cultivar Pinot Noir 40024 chromosome 13, ASM3070453v1 DNA encodes the following proteins:
- the LOC100267752 gene encoding vacuolar protein sorting-associated protein 36 isoform X4 has protein sequence MFTFFTHFQISESKQAFSEELFDFKAQAGQNRRSALSKPSERVGVRFRLPPLFSVFSHRRSMAGKWLPAAELTASGRPVLCPGEIESSLLSSVDLHSEENPNFPNFKSGILILTTHRLLWISDSAPGTATAVAVPLAAINHIFPLKKSIKSMFASPRIRFQVSAAPDGKVDAGGSNLAVITLVLRGKGDHEAFVSKFWEAWRARAWESETPKSGSSSGTGGSGSREGESGWSSNGLRLAGVSGILRKEQEMWESTDKSLQEAFQDLNALMSKAKEMVMLAEKMRQKLLSGPTTQPGANDEEMGSKQEMQDWMLSVGIASPVTKESAGALYHQQLSRQLADFVKIPLEKAGGMINLIDIYCLFNRARGTELISPEDLLQACSIWEKFDVPVMLRKFDSGVMVIQNKSHTDEEVFARIKSLALKPDALKTGLSASDAAMTLGIAPAMAKEHLLTAESKGFLCRDVSADGFQFYINFFHEIDPSDLYFVKDYGIYDTWVKAALAS, from the exons ATGTTCACATTTTTCACACATTTTCAAATCAGCGAATCAAAACAAGCCTTTTCAGAGGAGCTCTTTGACTTCAAGGCTCAAGCCGGTCAGAACAGGCGTTCCGCTCTTTCCAAACCCAGTGAGCGGGTTGGAGTGAGATTTCGATTGCCGCCACTCTTCTCTGTATTTTCACACCGGCGATCCATGGCCGGAAAATGGCTCCCGGCGGCCGAGCTCACCGCAAGCGGACGCCCAGTTCTCTGCCCCGGAGAAATCGAGAGCTCCCTCCTCTCCTCCGTCGACCTTCATTCTGAAGAAAACCCCAATTTCCCCAACTTCAAGTCCGGCATTCTCATCCTCACCACTCACCGCCTCCTTTGGATCTCTGACTCCGCCCCTGGCACTGCGACCGCGGTGGCCGTTCCTCTTGCTGCCATTAACCACATCTTCCCCCTCAAGAAGTCCATCAAGTCTATGTTCGCCTCCCCAAGGATTCGCTTCCAGGTCTCCGCGGCCCCGGACGGCAAAGTGGATGCCGGTGGATCAAATCTGGCCGTGATCACGCTGGTGCTGAGAGGGAAGGGCGATCACGAAGCTTTCGTGAGCAAGTTTTGGGAGGCGTGGAGGGCTCGGGCTTGGGAAAGCGAGACTCCGAAATCGGGTTCGAGTTCGGGCACCGGAGGGTCTGGTTCGAGGGAGGGAGAGTCCGGGTGGTCTAGTAATGGATTGCGGTTGGCGGGGGTTTCGGGGATTCTGAGGAAGGAGCAGGAGATGTGGGAGAGCACAGATAAGAGCTTGCAGGAGGCTTTTCAAGATTTGAATGCTCTCATG AGTAAGGCTAAAGAGATGGTGATGCTAGCTGAGAAAATGAGGCAGAAACTTTTATCTGGTCCAACAACTCAACCTGGGGCAAATGATGAGGAAATGGGTTCCAAACAAGAGATGCAAGATTGGATGTTGAGTGTTGGTATTGCATCCCCAGTGACAAAAGAGTCTGCTGGTGCTCTTTATCACCAACAACTTTCCCGCCAg TTGGCAGATTTTGTCAAAATTCCACTTGAGAAAGCTGGAGGAATGATTAATCTTATAGACATCTATTGTCTTTTCAATCGCGCCCGTGGCACAg AATTAATATCGCCAGAGGATTTATTACAAGCGTGCTCTATTTGGGAGAAGTTTGATGT TCCAGTGATGCTTCGGAAGTTTGATAGTGGAGTCATGGTCATCCAAAACAAGTCTCACACGGATGAAGAG GTGTTTGCTAGGATCAAGTCCCTTGCCCTCAAGCCTGATGCTCTCAAAACTGGGTTGAGTGCAAGTGATGCTGCAATGACATTAGGGATTGCTCCAGCTATGGCCAAGGAGCATCTTCTAACTGCTGAGAGTAAAG GTTTTCTATGCAGAGATGTAAGCGCAGAtggatttcaattttatattaatttctttcatgAAATTGATCCAAGTGATTTATACTT TGTGAAAGATTATGGGATCTATGACACGTGGGTTAAGGCTGCCCTTGCTTCTTG A
- the LOC100267752 gene encoding vacuolar protein sorting-associated protein 36 isoform X2 — protein sequence MFTFFTHFQISESKQAFSEELFDFKAQAGQNRRSALSKPSERVGVRFRLPPLFSVFSHRRSMAGKWLPAAELTASGRPVLCPGEIESSLLSSVDLHSEENPNFPNFKSGILILTTHRLLWISDSAPGTATAVAVPLAAINHIFPLKKSIKSMFASPRIRFQVSAAPDGKVDAGGSNLAVITLVLRGKGDHEAFVSKFWEAWRARAWESETPKSGSSSGTGGSGSREGESGWSSNGLRLAGVSGILRKEQEMWESTDKSLQEAFQDLNALMSKAKEMVMLAEKMRQKLLSGPTTQPGANDEEMGSKQEMQDWMLSVGIASPVTKESAGALYHQQLSRQLADFVKIPLEKAGGMINLIDIYCLFNRARGTELISPEDLLQACSIWEKFDVYARLYFELIHVALGSYIEFEIMMQMWKLMVVITHVQRNLIVRVMGSCLDVSRNFSYCFLFDSPVMLRKFDSGVMVIQNKSHTDEEVFARIKSLALKPDALKTGLSASDAAMTLGIAPAMAKEHLLTAESKGFLCRDVSADGFQFYINFFHEIDPSDLYFVKDYGIYDTWVKAALAS from the exons ATGTTCACATTTTTCACACATTTTCAAATCAGCGAATCAAAACAAGCCTTTTCAGAGGAGCTCTTTGACTTCAAGGCTCAAGCCGGTCAGAACAGGCGTTCCGCTCTTTCCAAACCCAGTGAGCGGGTTGGAGTGAGATTTCGATTGCCGCCACTCTTCTCTGTATTTTCACACCGGCGATCCATGGCCGGAAAATGGCTCCCGGCGGCCGAGCTCACCGCAAGCGGACGCCCAGTTCTCTGCCCCGGAGAAATCGAGAGCTCCCTCCTCTCCTCCGTCGACCTTCATTCTGAAGAAAACCCCAATTTCCCCAACTTCAAGTCCGGCATTCTCATCCTCACCACTCACCGCCTCCTTTGGATCTCTGACTCCGCCCCTGGCACTGCGACCGCGGTGGCCGTTCCTCTTGCTGCCATTAACCACATCTTCCCCCTCAAGAAGTCCATCAAGTCTATGTTCGCCTCCCCAAGGATTCGCTTCCAGGTCTCCGCGGCCCCGGACGGCAAAGTGGATGCCGGTGGATCAAATCTGGCCGTGATCACGCTGGTGCTGAGAGGGAAGGGCGATCACGAAGCTTTCGTGAGCAAGTTTTGGGAGGCGTGGAGGGCTCGGGCTTGGGAAAGCGAGACTCCGAAATCGGGTTCGAGTTCGGGCACCGGAGGGTCTGGTTCGAGGGAGGGAGAGTCCGGGTGGTCTAGTAATGGATTGCGGTTGGCGGGGGTTTCGGGGATTCTGAGGAAGGAGCAGGAGATGTGGGAGAGCACAGATAAGAGCTTGCAGGAGGCTTTTCAAGATTTGAATGCTCTCATG AGTAAGGCTAAAGAGATGGTGATGCTAGCTGAGAAAATGAGGCAGAAACTTTTATCTGGTCCAACAACTCAACCTGGGGCAAATGATGAGGAAATGGGTTCCAAACAAGAGATGCAAGATTGGATGTTGAGTGTTGGTATTGCATCCCCAGTGACAAAAGAGTCTGCTGGTGCTCTTTATCACCAACAACTTTCCCGCCAg TTGGCAGATTTTGTCAAAATTCCACTTGAGAAAGCTGGAGGAATGATTAATCTTATAGACATCTATTGTCTTTTCAATCGCGCCCGTGGCACAg AATTAATATCGCCAGAGGATTTATTACAAGCGTGCTCTATTTGGGAGAAGTTTGATGTGTATGCACGACTTTATTTTGAGCTGATTCATGTTGCACTAGGGTCATATATTGAATTTGAGATTATGATGCAAATGTGGAAACTAATGGTTGTCATTACTCATGTCCAGAGAAATTTAATTGTCAGAGTTATGGGCTCATGTTTAGATGTTTCTAGaaatttttcttattgttttttgtttgacaGTCCAGTGATGCTTCGGAAGTTTGATAGTGGAGTCATGGTCATCCAAAACAAGTCTCACACGGATGAAGAG GTGTTTGCTAGGATCAAGTCCCTTGCCCTCAAGCCTGATGCTCTCAAAACTGGGTTGAGTGCAAGTGATGCTGCAATGACATTAGGGATTGCTCCAGCTATGGCCAAGGAGCATCTTCTAACTGCTGAGAGTAAAG GTTTTCTATGCAGAGATGTAAGCGCAGAtggatttcaattttatattaatttctttcatgAAATTGATCCAAGTGATTTATACTT TGTGAAAGATTATGGGATCTATGACACGTGGGTTAAGGCTGCCCTTGCTTCTTG A
- the LOC100267752 gene encoding vacuolar protein sorting-associated protein 36 isoform X3, with protein MFTFFTHFQISESKQAFSEELFDFKAQAGQNRRSALSKPSERVGVRFRLPPLFSVFSHRRSMAGKWLPAAELTASGRPVLCPGEIESSLLSSVDLHSEENPNFPNFKSGILILTTHRLLWISDSAPGTATAVAVPLAAINHIFPLKKSIKSMFASPRIRFQVSAAPDGKVDAGGSNLAVITLVLRGKGDHEAFVSKFWEAWRARAWESETPKSGSSSGTGGSGSREGESGWSSNGLRLAGVSGILRKEQEMWESTDKSLQEAFQDLNALMSKAKEMVMLAEKMRQKLLSGPTTQPGANDEEMGSKQEMQDWMLSVGIASPVTKESAGALYHQQLSRQLADFVKIPLEKAGGMINLIDIYCLFNRARGTELISPEDLLQACSIWEKFDVPVMLRKFDSGVMVIQNKSHTDEEVFARIKSLALKPDALKTGLSASDAAMTLGIAPAMAKEHLLTAESKGFLCRDVSADGFQFYINFFHEIDPSDLYFVKDYGIYDTWVKAALASW; from the exons ATGTTCACATTTTTCACACATTTTCAAATCAGCGAATCAAAACAAGCCTTTTCAGAGGAGCTCTTTGACTTCAAGGCTCAAGCCGGTCAGAACAGGCGTTCCGCTCTTTCCAAACCCAGTGAGCGGGTTGGAGTGAGATTTCGATTGCCGCCACTCTTCTCTGTATTTTCACACCGGCGATCCATGGCCGGAAAATGGCTCCCGGCGGCCGAGCTCACCGCAAGCGGACGCCCAGTTCTCTGCCCCGGAGAAATCGAGAGCTCCCTCCTCTCCTCCGTCGACCTTCATTCTGAAGAAAACCCCAATTTCCCCAACTTCAAGTCCGGCATTCTCATCCTCACCACTCACCGCCTCCTTTGGATCTCTGACTCCGCCCCTGGCACTGCGACCGCGGTGGCCGTTCCTCTTGCTGCCATTAACCACATCTTCCCCCTCAAGAAGTCCATCAAGTCTATGTTCGCCTCCCCAAGGATTCGCTTCCAGGTCTCCGCGGCCCCGGACGGCAAAGTGGATGCCGGTGGATCAAATCTGGCCGTGATCACGCTGGTGCTGAGAGGGAAGGGCGATCACGAAGCTTTCGTGAGCAAGTTTTGGGAGGCGTGGAGGGCTCGGGCTTGGGAAAGCGAGACTCCGAAATCGGGTTCGAGTTCGGGCACCGGAGGGTCTGGTTCGAGGGAGGGAGAGTCCGGGTGGTCTAGTAATGGATTGCGGTTGGCGGGGGTTTCGGGGATTCTGAGGAAGGAGCAGGAGATGTGGGAGAGCACAGATAAGAGCTTGCAGGAGGCTTTTCAAGATTTGAATGCTCTCATG AGTAAGGCTAAAGAGATGGTGATGCTAGCTGAGAAAATGAGGCAGAAACTTTTATCTGGTCCAACAACTCAACCTGGGGCAAATGATGAGGAAATGGGTTCCAAACAAGAGATGCAAGATTGGATGTTGAGTGTTGGTATTGCATCCCCAGTGACAAAAGAGTCTGCTGGTGCTCTTTATCACCAACAACTTTCCCGCCAg TTGGCAGATTTTGTCAAAATTCCACTTGAGAAAGCTGGAGGAATGATTAATCTTATAGACATCTATTGTCTTTTCAATCGCGCCCGTGGCACAg AATTAATATCGCCAGAGGATTTATTACAAGCGTGCTCTATTTGGGAGAAGTTTGATGT TCCAGTGATGCTTCGGAAGTTTGATAGTGGAGTCATGGTCATCCAAAACAAGTCTCACACGGATGAAGAG GTGTTTGCTAGGATCAAGTCCCTTGCCCTCAAGCCTGATGCTCTCAAAACTGGGTTGAGTGCAAGTGATGCTGCAATGACATTAGGGATTGCTCCAGCTATGGCCAAGGAGCATCTTCTAACTGCTGAGAGTAAAG GTTTTCTATGCAGAGATGTAAGCGCAGAtggatttcaattttatattaatttctttcatgAAATTGATCCAAGTGATTTATACTT TGTGAAAGATTATGGGATCTATGACACGTGGGTTAAGGCTGCCCTTGCTTCTTGGTGA
- the LOC100267752 gene encoding vacuolar protein sorting-associated protein 36 isoform X1 translates to MFTFFTHFQISESKQAFSEELFDFKAQAGQNRRSALSKPSERVGVRFRLPPLFSVFSHRRSMAGKWLPAAELTASGRPVLCPGEIESSLLSSVDLHSEENPNFPNFKSGILILTTHRLLWISDSAPGTATAVAVPLAAINHIFPLKKSIKSMFASPRIRFQVSAAPDGKVDAGGSNLAVITLVLRGKGDHEAFVSKFWEAWRARAWESETPKSGSSSGTGGSGSREGESGWSSNGLRLAGVSGILRKEQEMWESTDKSLQEAFQDLNALMSKAKEMVMLAEKMRQKLLSGPTTQPGANDEEMGSKQEMQDWMLSVGIASPVTKESAGALYHQQLSRQLADFVKIPLEKAGGMINLIDIYCLFNRARGTELISPEDLLQACSIWEKFDVYARLYFELIHVALGSYIEFEIMMQMWKLMVVITHVQRNLIVRVMGSCLDVSRNFSYCFLFDSPVMLRKFDSGVMVIQNKSHTDEEVFARIKSLALKPDALKTGLSASDAAMTLGIAPAMAKEHLLTAESKGFLCRDVSADGFQFYINFFHEIDPSDLYFVKDYGIYDTWVKAALASW, encoded by the exons ATGTTCACATTTTTCACACATTTTCAAATCAGCGAATCAAAACAAGCCTTTTCAGAGGAGCTCTTTGACTTCAAGGCTCAAGCCGGTCAGAACAGGCGTTCCGCTCTTTCCAAACCCAGTGAGCGGGTTGGAGTGAGATTTCGATTGCCGCCACTCTTCTCTGTATTTTCACACCGGCGATCCATGGCCGGAAAATGGCTCCCGGCGGCCGAGCTCACCGCAAGCGGACGCCCAGTTCTCTGCCCCGGAGAAATCGAGAGCTCCCTCCTCTCCTCCGTCGACCTTCATTCTGAAGAAAACCCCAATTTCCCCAACTTCAAGTCCGGCATTCTCATCCTCACCACTCACCGCCTCCTTTGGATCTCTGACTCCGCCCCTGGCACTGCGACCGCGGTGGCCGTTCCTCTTGCTGCCATTAACCACATCTTCCCCCTCAAGAAGTCCATCAAGTCTATGTTCGCCTCCCCAAGGATTCGCTTCCAGGTCTCCGCGGCCCCGGACGGCAAAGTGGATGCCGGTGGATCAAATCTGGCCGTGATCACGCTGGTGCTGAGAGGGAAGGGCGATCACGAAGCTTTCGTGAGCAAGTTTTGGGAGGCGTGGAGGGCTCGGGCTTGGGAAAGCGAGACTCCGAAATCGGGTTCGAGTTCGGGCACCGGAGGGTCTGGTTCGAGGGAGGGAGAGTCCGGGTGGTCTAGTAATGGATTGCGGTTGGCGGGGGTTTCGGGGATTCTGAGGAAGGAGCAGGAGATGTGGGAGAGCACAGATAAGAGCTTGCAGGAGGCTTTTCAAGATTTGAATGCTCTCATG AGTAAGGCTAAAGAGATGGTGATGCTAGCTGAGAAAATGAGGCAGAAACTTTTATCTGGTCCAACAACTCAACCTGGGGCAAATGATGAGGAAATGGGTTCCAAACAAGAGATGCAAGATTGGATGTTGAGTGTTGGTATTGCATCCCCAGTGACAAAAGAGTCTGCTGGTGCTCTTTATCACCAACAACTTTCCCGCCAg TTGGCAGATTTTGTCAAAATTCCACTTGAGAAAGCTGGAGGAATGATTAATCTTATAGACATCTATTGTCTTTTCAATCGCGCCCGTGGCACAg AATTAATATCGCCAGAGGATTTATTACAAGCGTGCTCTATTTGGGAGAAGTTTGATGTGTATGCACGACTTTATTTTGAGCTGATTCATGTTGCACTAGGGTCATATATTGAATTTGAGATTATGATGCAAATGTGGAAACTAATGGTTGTCATTACTCATGTCCAGAGAAATTTAATTGTCAGAGTTATGGGCTCATGTTTAGATGTTTCTAGaaatttttcttattgttttttgtttgacaGTCCAGTGATGCTTCGGAAGTTTGATAGTGGAGTCATGGTCATCCAAAACAAGTCTCACACGGATGAAGAG GTGTTTGCTAGGATCAAGTCCCTTGCCCTCAAGCCTGATGCTCTCAAAACTGGGTTGAGTGCAAGTGATGCTGCAATGACATTAGGGATTGCTCCAGCTATGGCCAAGGAGCATCTTCTAACTGCTGAGAGTAAAG GTTTTCTATGCAGAGATGTAAGCGCAGAtggatttcaattttatattaatttctttcatgAAATTGATCCAAGTGATTTATACTT TGTGAAAGATTATGGGATCTATGACACGTGGGTTAAGGCTGCCCTTGCTTCTTGGTGA